Proteins co-encoded in one Prosthecobacter debontii genomic window:
- a CDS encoding OmpA family protein: MKSRLLILSGLGLLSLPLPAQVTVVAPPTTPVVEVVRPAEPSLDTSDAQRRLSVAPQVVVVPSPDAAVPSRTTTITETKGRPTRIYNADRNVVIVQEQGQSRELPFVTLPVLFVKETDELLDEKSRIAVEQIAGVILAISRTEAGTVFDIEGHTSTDGEENYNLELSAARAKRVYDELTQRYGVPAEVLSAHGYGEAFPMYPDGTEKEMQQDRRVLVVRTK, from the coding sequence ATGAAATCAAGACTCCTTATCCTTTCTGGTTTGGGCCTCCTTTCGCTCCCGCTTCCAGCCCAAGTCACTGTCGTTGCTCCCCCTACCACTCCAGTGGTCGAAGTCGTGCGTCCCGCTGAACCCTCGTTGGACACCAGCGATGCTCAGCGCCGCCTTTCAGTTGCCCCGCAAGTCGTGGTGGTGCCCTCACCCGATGCGGCTGTCCCATCTCGCACTACAACGATCACCGAAACCAAGGGACGTCCAACTCGGATTTATAATGCAGATCGAAATGTGGTGATCGTGCAAGAACAAGGCCAAAGTCGCGAGTTACCTTTCGTGACCCTGCCCGTGTTGTTCGTGAAAGAAACCGACGAACTTCTTGATGAAAAGTCACGCATCGCTGTCGAACAAATTGCGGGGGTTATTTTAGCCATCAGCCGCACGGAGGCAGGCACAGTCTTCGATATTGAAGGACACACCAGCACCGATGGTGAAGAAAACTACAATCTCGAACTGTCTGCGGCACGAGCCAAGCGTGTTTATGATGAATTGACTCAACGTTATGGCGTCCCCGCCGAAGTCCTGAGTGCGCACGGTTATGGCGAGGCTTTTCCCATGTATCCAGACGGCACGGAAAAAGAGATGCAGCAGGACCGCCGCGTGCTGGTGGTGAGGACCAAATGA
- a CDS encoding DUF429 domain-containing protein, which yields MPTLSSSSPVTVGIDVGGLKKGFHAVALRDGRFHAKITSRDAAEIANWCRDLGAVCIGIDAPCHWRGPEKARAAEVALMRAGIHCFSTPTKEMAESHPSGFFHWMVNGASMFAHLDLSHPLFKGSETPLPTSFETFPQAIACALAGKRLSAQDKRRERRQLLESAGVCTQKLGNIDWLDAGLCALTAYRLTDGRWQAYGDLETGFIVVPR from the coding sequence ATGCCTACTCTCTCATCTTCTTCCCCGGTCACCGTTGGCATTGACGTCGGTGGTTTGAAAAAAGGCTTCCACGCAGTCGCCTTACGTGACGGGCGATTCCACGCAAAAATCACTTCTCGAGATGCGGCTGAAATAGCGAACTGGTGTCGAGATCTCGGAGCCGTCTGCATTGGGATTGATGCGCCTTGTCATTGGCGTGGCCCTGAGAAAGCCCGTGCCGCAGAGGTCGCCTTGATGCGGGCAGGGATTCACTGCTTCAGCACACCGACGAAGGAGATGGCCGAGTCACATCCGAGTGGGTTCTTTCACTGGATGGTCAACGGAGCGTCCATGTTTGCCCACCTGGATTTGTCTCACCCCCTCTTTAAGGGTTCCGAGACGCCACTCCCGACTTCGTTTGAAACCTTCCCTCAGGCGATCGCTTGTGCCCTGGCTGGCAAGCGGCTGAGCGCTCAAGATAAACGACGGGAGCGCCGCCAGTTGCTGGAATCAGCAGGGGTGTGCACCCAGAAGTTAGGAAACATCGATTGGTTGGATGCAGGCCTCTGCGCGCTAACGGCCTACCGCCTGACTGACGGACGCTGGCAGGCTTATGGAGACCTTGAAACAGGCTTCATCGTCGTCCCCAGGTAA
- a CDS encoding M16 family metallopeptidase, which translates to MIRLTCAFVLLCLTASAQWPQDQSDIKPDPKATFGVLENGLRYVILPNPEPPGRASIRLYMDVGSLMEENDQQGMAHYLEHMAFNGSRHFPGGEMVEYFQRLGMGFGADTNAHTSFKETVYMLELPKIESSMLGEGMQLFRDYLDGMALGEKEINKERGIILSEKLSRDSIEYRTMLAGYKFALPDSLLPERLPIGQEETIKTMQRPRFAEFYKKWYSPKRAVVVAVGDFKDVGAVKEQIEKNFADAKANGPEVADPDLGKISTGRGLIAKLHTEPEAQAVDISVEMLRPAKNKPDSIASRREKMVRDLADSIINERLSKLAKAEGAPFISGESYSYEYLKFVEVIGIMAQCAPDQWKDALTLLETEIRRAVQHGFTDAEFEEAKAKLLKTAELRAAQADSRKSRDLASGLVSVIAADKVITHPSDDLARIKTVLASLTKEECHTALADTWKGDDVQIFVGGNLKLEGNAEEQIKAVYQASQANPVAAPKQEEAVSFAYTDFGTPGKIIFQKVEQDVEVTLATFENNVRANIKSTPFEKGTVRVTLNFGGGKLSTPTGKPGIIPFAQSTFIMGGLKAHNVDDIRRIFASKTVSSDFSVGDEAFMLSGRTTPQDLEAQLQLLTAYMTAPGYREEAARQFQKNLEPMYVQLKHTAEGIMADKVVAFIHSDDYRFGFPPITEMQKRNLAELEAWMTKPLTEDFLEVSIVGDVESGAALDAIAKTLGTLPKRAAEKPSYEKARVMPFPQGPVVKDMPFDTEIPKAIAAMYWPTGDMLDIQRTRRLSLLGSVLDDRLRIKVREELGETYSPACYHVASDTFTGYGYMTAMIECKPEQAASITELVIKIAAELASGPITDDEFERAQKPLMTQLEQMRRDNRYWAQNVVRNCQEHPERLDWAKNLLSDFQGISKEEIQALAKEFLEANRAVAVKILPQVKK; encoded by the coding sequence ATGATTCGCCTTACCTGCGCCTTCGTCCTTTTGTGCCTCACGGCTTCCGCTCAGTGGCCCCAAGATCAGAGCGATATCAAACCCGACCCGAAAGCCACCTTCGGCGTGCTCGAAAACGGGCTCCGCTATGTCATTTTGCCCAATCCTGAACCCCCGGGCCGGGCCAGCATCCGCCTTTACATGGACGTCGGTTCCCTGATGGAGGAGAACGATCAGCAAGGCATGGCGCATTATCTGGAGCACATGGCCTTCAACGGCAGCCGTCACTTCCCCGGTGGTGAAATGGTGGAGTACTTCCAGCGTCTCGGCATGGGTTTCGGCGCAGATACCAACGCCCACACCTCCTTCAAGGAAACGGTGTACATGCTGGAACTGCCCAAGATTGAAAGCTCCATGCTCGGCGAAGGCATGCAGCTCTTCCGCGATTACCTCGACGGCATGGCCTTGGGAGAAAAGGAGATCAACAAGGAACGCGGCATCATCCTGAGCGAAAAACTCAGCCGCGACTCCATTGAATACCGCACCATGCTGGCGGGTTACAAGTTTGCCCTGCCGGATTCCCTGTTGCCCGAACGTCTCCCAATCGGCCAGGAGGAGACCATCAAGACCATGCAGCGCCCGCGCTTTGCAGAGTTTTACAAGAAGTGGTATTCCCCGAAACGTGCCGTGGTGGTGGCTGTGGGCGACTTCAAGGACGTGGGGGCTGTGAAGGAGCAAATCGAGAAAAACTTTGCCGACGCCAAGGCTAATGGCCCTGAGGTTGCCGATCCGGACTTGGGCAAAATCAGCACGGGCCGAGGCCTGATTGCCAAACTCCATACCGAGCCTGAAGCCCAGGCGGTAGACATCTCTGTCGAGATGCTGCGCCCTGCGAAAAACAAGCCGGACAGCATCGCCAGCCGCCGGGAAAAAATGGTGCGTGATCTTGCCGACAGCATCATCAATGAACGCCTCTCCAAGCTCGCTAAAGCCGAAGGTGCCCCCTTTATTTCCGGCGAATCCTACAGCTACGAATACCTGAAGTTCGTCGAGGTCATCGGCATCATGGCTCAATGCGCACCGGATCAATGGAAGGATGCGCTGACGCTCTTGGAAACCGAAATCCGCCGTGCCGTGCAGCATGGTTTCACCGATGCTGAGTTTGAAGAAGCCAAAGCCAAACTACTCAAGACCGCGGAACTCCGTGCCGCTCAGGCTGACTCCCGCAAATCTCGTGATCTCGCCAGTGGTCTTGTGAGCGTCATCGCCGCAGACAAGGTCATCACGCACCCCAGCGATGACCTCGCTCGCATCAAGACCGTCTTGGCCAGCCTCACCAAGGAAGAGTGCCACACCGCTCTGGCTGACACCTGGAAGGGTGACGACGTCCAAATCTTCGTCGGTGGAAATCTGAAGCTCGAAGGCAATGCTGAAGAGCAAATCAAAGCCGTCTATCAGGCCAGCCAAGCCAACCCGGTGGCAGCCCCTAAACAGGAAGAGGCCGTTTCCTTTGCCTACACCGACTTTGGCACTCCTGGCAAAATCATCTTCCAAAAGGTGGAGCAAGATGTCGAAGTCACCTTGGCGACCTTTGAAAACAATGTGCGCGCCAACATCAAGTCCACCCCGTTTGAGAAAGGCACGGTCCGTGTCACCCTCAACTTTGGCGGCGGCAAACTCAGCACTCCCACAGGGAAGCCAGGGATCATCCCCTTTGCTCAGAGCACCTTCATCATGGGAGGTCTCAAGGCTCACAATGTGGATGATATCCGCCGCATCTTCGCCAGCAAAACCGTCAGCAGTGACTTCAGCGTGGGGGACGAAGCCTTCATGCTCAGTGGCCGCACCACGCCTCAGGATCTGGAAGCTCAGCTCCAGCTTCTCACCGCTTACATGACCGCTCCTGGTTATCGCGAAGAAGCCGCACGTCAGTTTCAGAAGAATCTGGAGCCCATGTATGTGCAGCTCAAACACACCGCCGAAGGCATCATGGCAGATAAGGTCGTCGCTTTCATCCACAGCGATGACTACCGCTTTGGATTCCCCCCGATCACGGAGATGCAAAAACGCAACCTCGCTGAGTTGGAGGCCTGGATGACCAAGCCTCTTACCGAGGATTTCCTGGAGGTTTCTATCGTGGGCGATGTCGAGTCTGGCGCCGCACTCGATGCCATAGCCAAAACCCTTGGCACCCTGCCAAAACGAGCCGCCGAGAAGCCCAGCTATGAAAAGGCCCGCGTGATGCCCTTCCCTCAAGGTCCCGTGGTGAAAGACATGCCCTTTGATACTGAGATTCCGAAAGCCATCGCCGCTATGTATTGGCCCACAGGCGATATGCTGGACATCCAACGCACCCGCCGCCTCAGCCTGCTGGGCTCGGTTCTCGATGACCGTCTGCGCATCAAGGTGCGTGAAGAGTTGGGCGAAACCTACAGCCCTGCCTGCTACCATGTCGCCAGCGATACCTTCACCGGTTACGGTTACATGACCGCCATGATCGAGTGCAAACCCGAGCAGGCAGCTTCCATCACCGAACTGGTCATCAAGATCGCCGCCGAGCTCGCCAGCGGCCCGATTACCGACGACGAGTTTGAGCGTGCTCAAAAGCCCCTGATGACCCAGCTTGAACAGATGCGTCGTGACAACCGCTACTGGGCTCAGAACGTCGTGCGCAACTGCCAGGAGCACCCCGAGCGCCTCGATTGGGCCAAGAACCTGCTCAGCGACTTCCAGGGCATCTCCAAAGAAGAAATTCAAGCGCTCGCCAAAGAGTTCCTCGAAGCCAACCGAGCCGTCGCCGTGAAGATCCTGCCGCAGGTGAAGAAGTAA
- a CDS encoding aldehyde dehydrogenase family protein: MSSVPHLPALRKGRPYESLDKVQVKDHKTGEVCAEVSQVNAGIVRRDLARIGEARKALKRFTVKELVAITAKAGDLFLNGTLPLGDKGHTQSPEEYIATLSRTSGLPHVMVKRNMAKLHYALTHMDVILNGLSRGLDMSVIDKGFGEQSGCPVAYFPTTDSLGLVMPSNSPAVNSLWLPSIALKIPVVIKPGREEPWTPFRLIQAFIAAGAPAEAFGFYPTDHEGSGEVVKLSGRNLVFGDVNIAKMYEGNPRVQVHGPGWSKIIIGEDKIENWKEYIDVIVSSISDNGGRSCINASAVIVPKYGKEIADAIAQRLGPVEPLPSDDENARLSGFANTKMADYIDSVIDADLEGTPGAEDVTAKYRKGPRKVEFQGGIFLRPTIIHCNSWEHPLANREFLCPYASVVEVKQSEVLSKIGYSLIVTAITEDPDFTEALLECPTIDRLNLGPLSTMKISWDQPHEGNMFEFLYKRRSIDRA; this comes from the coding sequence ATGTCTTCCGTTCCCCACCTCCCCGCTCTGCGCAAAGGCCGCCCTTACGAATCGCTGGATAAAGTCCAGGTGAAAGACCACAAGACCGGCGAAGTCTGTGCCGAGGTGAGCCAGGTCAATGCAGGGATCGTGCGGCGAGATCTGGCCCGCATCGGAGAGGCACGCAAAGCGCTGAAGAGATTCACGGTGAAAGAGCTGGTGGCGATTACGGCCAAGGCCGGTGATCTTTTCCTCAATGGCACCCTTCCCCTGGGCGATAAAGGCCATACTCAGAGCCCGGAGGAATACATCGCCACCCTGTCCCGCACCAGTGGTCTGCCTCATGTAATGGTGAAGCGGAACATGGCCAAGCTGCACTACGCGCTCACCCACATGGATGTGATCCTGAACGGCCTCTCCCGTGGTCTGGACATGAGCGTGATTGATAAAGGCTTCGGTGAGCAGTCCGGCTGCCCTGTGGCCTATTTTCCGACCACGGATTCCCTCGGTCTGGTGATGCCCAGCAACTCCCCTGCGGTGAATTCCCTCTGGCTGCCTTCTATCGCGCTCAAGATCCCCGTGGTAATCAAACCCGGCCGTGAAGAGCCTTGGACCCCCTTTCGTTTGATCCAAGCTTTCATCGCCGCCGGTGCTCCTGCTGAGGCTTTCGGCTTCTATCCAACGGACCACGAAGGCAGTGGTGAAGTGGTGAAGCTCAGCGGACGGAATCTGGTCTTCGGTGACGTCAACATCGCGAAGATGTATGAAGGCAACCCACGCGTGCAGGTGCACGGCCCAGGCTGGAGTAAGATCATCATCGGCGAGGACAAGATCGAGAACTGGAAGGAATACATCGACGTCATCGTCAGCTCCATCAGTGACAATGGCGGACGCTCCTGCATCAATGCCTCTGCGGTGATCGTGCCGAAGTATGGCAAAGAGATCGCCGATGCCATCGCCCAACGCCTGGGTCCCGTCGAGCCCCTGCCTTCTGACGATGAAAACGCCCGCCTTTCAGGCTTCGCGAACACGAAGATGGCGGATTACATTGATAGCGTCATTGATGCCGATCTCGAAGGCACCCCGGGCGCTGAAGATGTGACGGCCAAGTATCGCAAGGGTCCCCGCAAGGTGGAATTCCAAGGCGGTATCTTCCTGCGCCCCACCATCATTCACTGCAATAGCTGGGAACATCCGTTGGCTAATCGCGAATTCCTCTGCCCTTACGCCAGTGTGGTGGAGGTGAAGCAATCCGAAGTGCTGAGCAAGATCGGCTACTCGCTGATCGTCACCGCCATCACCGAAGATCCCGACTTCACGGAGGCTCTTCTGGAGTGCCCCACGATTGATCGCCTCAACCTGGGACCTCTCAGCACCATGAAGATCAGTTGGGATCAGCCGCATGAAGGGAACATGTTTGAGTTCCTCTACAAACGGCGCTCCATTGATCGCGCATGA